The proteins below come from a single Streptomyces tubercidicus genomic window:
- a CDS encoding urease subunit alpha → MTGGIDPHEYASVHGPRAGDRVVLGDSGLVVRVESDAQKPGDEFLAGFGKTARDGLHLKAASVRETCDVVISNVLVIDAVQGIRKVSIGIRQGRIHAIGRAGNPDTLDGVDVVVGTGTSIVSGEGMIATAGAVDTHVHLLTPRVMEASLASGVTTVIGQEFGPVWGVGVNSPWALGHAFGAFDAWPVNIGFLGRGSSSGDAPLVEALAEGGACGFKVHEDMGAHARALDTALRVAEDHDVQVALHSDGLNECLTVEDTLRVLDGRTIHAFHIEGCGGGHVPNVLKMAGVRNVIGSSTNPTLPFGRDAVAEHYGMIVSVHDLKTDLPGDAAMARDRIRAGTMGAEDVLHDLGAIGITSSDAQGMGRAGETVRRTFAMAGKMKAELGPMEGDGPHDDNARVLRYIAKLTLNPAIAHGLSHEIGSIEVGKMADVVLWKPQFFGAKPQLVLKSGFPAYGVTGDPNAATDTCEPLVLGPQFGAYGATPAEISVAFVARAAAEQGGDGMPTRRRRVAVRGTRGIGPGDLVHNSRVGQVQVDGASGLVTLDGDPMRSEPADTVSLSRLYFL, encoded by the coding sequence ATGACGGGCGGTATCGACCCCCACGAGTACGCGTCGGTGCATGGCCCGCGGGCCGGTGACCGGGTCGTTCTCGGTGACTCGGGCCTGGTCGTCCGGGTCGAGTCCGACGCACAGAAGCCCGGTGACGAGTTCCTGGCCGGCTTCGGCAAGACCGCCCGCGACGGGCTGCACCTCAAGGCCGCCTCGGTCCGCGAGACCTGCGATGTGGTGATCAGCAATGTGCTGGTCATCGACGCGGTCCAGGGCATCCGCAAGGTGTCCATCGGCATCCGCCAGGGCCGTATCCACGCGATCGGGCGGGCAGGTAACCCCGACACCCTCGACGGGGTCGATGTCGTCGTCGGCACGGGGACCTCGATCGTCTCCGGCGAAGGCATGATCGCCACCGCGGGCGCCGTCGACACCCATGTCCATCTGCTCACACCGCGCGTCATGGAGGCCTCGCTGGCCTCCGGCGTGACCACGGTCATCGGCCAGGAATTCGGGCCGGTCTGGGGCGTCGGCGTCAACTCCCCCTGGGCGCTGGGGCACGCCTTCGGCGCCTTCGACGCCTGGCCGGTCAACATCGGCTTCCTCGGCCGTGGTTCCTCCTCGGGCGACGCCCCGCTGGTCGAGGCGCTCGCGGAGGGCGGCGCCTGCGGATTCAAGGTGCACGAGGACATGGGCGCGCATGCCCGAGCCCTGGACACCGCGCTGCGGGTCGCCGAGGACCATGACGTCCAGGTCGCGCTGCACAGCGACGGCCTCAATGAGTGCCTCACCGTCGAGGACACCCTGCGCGTCCTGGACGGCCGGACCATCCACGCCTTTCACATCGAAGGCTGCGGCGGCGGCCATGTCCCCAACGTCCTCAAGATGGCCGGGGTCCGCAATGTCATCGGCTCCTCCACCAACCCCACCCTCCCCTTCGGGCGGGACGCGGTCGCCGAGCACTACGGCATGATCGTCTCGGTGCACGATCTGAAGACGGATCTGCCGGGTGACGCCGCCATGGCCCGGGACCGCATCCGGGCCGGCACGATGGGCGCCGAGGACGTGCTGCACGACCTCGGGGCGATCGGCATCACCTCCTCCGACGCCCAGGGCATGGGCCGCGCGGGCGAGACCGTACGCCGCACCTTCGCGATGGCGGGGAAGATGAAGGCCGAGCTCGGGCCGATGGAGGGCGACGGCCCGCATGACGACAACGCCCGGGTGCTGCGCTATATCGCCAAGCTCACCCTCAACCCCGCGATCGCCCACGGACTTTCGCACGAGATCGGGTCGATCGAGGTCGGCAAGATGGCCGATGTCGTGCTGTGGAAGCCGCAGTTCTTCGGCGCCAAGCCGCAGCTGGTGCTGAAGTCCGGATTCCCCGCCTACGGCGTCACCGGCGATCCGAACGCCGCCACCGACACCTGCGAACCCCTGGTGCTCGGCCCGCAGTTCGGGGCGTACGGGGCGACGCCCGCCGAGATCTCCGTCGCCTTCGTCGCGCGGGCCGCGGCCGAACAGGGCGGTGACGGGATGCCCACCCGCCGTCGCCGGGTCGCCGTCCGCGGCACCCGCGGTATCGGCCCCGGTGACCTCGTCCACAACTCCCGGGTCGGGCAGGTGCAGGTCGACGGCGCCAGCGGACTGGTCACCCTCGACGGCGACCCGATGCGCTCGGAACCGGCCGACACCGTCTCGCTGTCCCGGCTCTATTTCCTGTGA
- the ureA gene encoding urease subunit gamma, which yields MRLTPTERDRLLLFGAAELARARRARGLKLNVPEATALIADTVCEAARDGRRLAQAIEAARGVLGPDEVLPGVAEVVTEVHVEAVFDDGSRLAVVSDPIGARPPAAGGDEAPAPGAVLPGPAGPEPVPAVVLTVRNTATVPISVTSHFHFFEANPRLDFDRAAAYGMRLCVPAGSSVRFDPGGASEVGLIPVGGDRIAIGFAGLVDGPLDAPGARTEALRRAAACGYLGAEEQG from the coding sequence ATGCGGTTGACCCCGACGGAGCGCGACCGGCTGCTGCTGTTCGGCGCGGCCGAGCTGGCGCGGGCGCGCCGGGCCCGTGGGCTGAAGCTGAATGTGCCCGAGGCGACCGCGTTGATCGCGGACACGGTCTGCGAGGCGGCGCGGGACGGGCGCCGCCTCGCGCAAGCCATCGAGGCGGCACGCGGGGTGCTCGGTCCGGACGAGGTGCTGCCGGGCGTGGCCGAGGTGGTCACCGAGGTGCATGTGGAGGCCGTCTTCGACGACGGCTCCCGGCTCGCGGTGGTCAGCGACCCGATCGGCGCCCGCCCGCCGGCCGCCGGGGGCGACGAGGCGCCCGCCCCCGGCGCGGTGCTCCCCGGACCGGCCGGCCCGGAGCCCGTGCCCGCGGTGGTGCTGACCGTGCGCAATACGGCGACGGTGCCGATCAGCGTCACCTCGCACTTCCACTTCTTCGAGGCCAACCCCCGGCTGGACTTCGACCGGGCCGCCGCGTACGGCATGCGGCTGTGCGTCCCGGCCGGCTCGTCGGTGCGGTTCGACCCCGGCGGCGCCTCGGAGGTCGGCCTGATCCCGGTCGGCGGGGACCGGATCGCGATCGGCTTCGCCGGTCTCGTCGACGGCCCGCTGGACGCACCGGGCGCCAGGACGGAAGCGCTGCGGCGGGCGGCCGCCTGCGGCTATCTGGGAGCGGAGGAACAGGGATGA
- a CDS encoding MFS transporter, which translates to MGREQWKKIWVGSAGNMVEWFDWFVYASFAVYFADSFFPKGNDTANLMNTMGIFAVGFFMRPVGGWVLGRVGDRRGRKAALTLTVTLMSASAVLIAVAPTYAVAGYGGVAVLLVARMLQGLSVGGEYAASATYLTEASAPGRRGFASSFQYVSMTAGQLLGLGLQIVLQRTLSEDALHSWAWRIPFIIGALGAGIVFYLRRNMLETEVYAADDGANSDPERGTLKALLAHKREAFLVIALTMGGTVAYYTYTTYLTKYLSGSAGLPKPTASLVSFCALFLFMCLQPFAGKLSDRIGRRPLLITFAVGSTFLTVPIMTLLRHAGSFWPALGLSLLALVVVTGYTSINACVKAELFPTGIRALGVALPYAIANALFGGTAEYVALWFKKGGIESGYYWYVAGCAAVSLIVYLTMRETRSIDLHHVGKDAGAGSAERVGAGRQPVAD; encoded by the coding sequence ATGGGACGAGAGCAATGGAAGAAGATCTGGGTTGGCTCGGCCGGCAACATGGTCGAGTGGTTCGACTGGTTCGTCTATGCGAGCTTCGCGGTCTACTTCGCGGATTCCTTCTTCCCGAAGGGAAATGACACCGCGAACCTCATGAACACCATGGGGATCTTCGCCGTGGGCTTCTTCATGCGCCCGGTGGGCGGCTGGGTGCTCGGCCGGGTCGGGGACCGCAGGGGCCGGAAGGCGGCGCTCACGCTGACCGTCACGCTGATGTCCGCCTCGGCCGTGCTGATCGCCGTCGCGCCCACCTACGCGGTCGCGGGCTACGGCGGGGTGGCCGTGCTGCTCGTCGCGCGGATGCTGCAGGGGCTCTCGGTCGGCGGGGAGTACGCGGCCAGCGCGACCTATCTCACCGAGGCCTCCGCGCCCGGCCGCCGCGGCTTCGCCTCCAGCTTCCAGTACGTGTCGATGACCGCCGGACAGCTGCTCGGCCTCGGCCTGCAGATCGTGCTGCAGCGCACCCTGTCCGAGGACGCGCTGCACAGCTGGGCCTGGCGGATCCCGTTCATCATCGGTGCGCTGGGCGCCGGGATCGTCTTCTATCTGCGCCGCAACATGCTGGAGACCGAGGTGTACGCCGCGGACGACGGCGCCAACAGCGACCCGGAGCGCGGCACCCTCAAGGCGCTGCTGGCCCACAAGCGGGAGGCGTTCCTGGTCATCGCGCTCACCATGGGCGGCACGGTCGCGTACTACACGTACACGACCTATCTCACCAAGTACCTCTCGGGCAGCGCCGGACTGCCCAAACCGACCGCCTCCCTGGTCAGTTTCTGCGCGCTGTTCCTCTTCATGTGCCTCCAGCCGTTCGCCGGAAAGCTGTCCGACCGGATCGGCCGCCGTCCGCTGCTGATCACCTTCGCGGTCGGCTCGACCTTCCTGACCGTGCCGATCATGACCCTGCTCCGGCACGCCGGCAGCTTCTGGCCGGCCCTCGGGCTCTCGCTGCTCGCCCTGGTCGTGGTCACCGGCTACACCTCGATCAACGCCTGTGTGAAGGCCGAGCTGTTCCCGACCGGCATCCGCGCGCTGGGCGTGGCACTGCCGTACGCGATCGCCAACGCGCTGTTCGGCGGCACCGCGGAGTATGTCGCCCTGTGGTTCAAGAAGGGCGGCATCGAGTCCGGCTACTACTGGTACGTGGCCGGCTGCGCCGCGGTCTCGCTGATCGTCTACCTCACGATGCGCGAGACCCGGTCCATCGATCTGCACCACGTCGGGAAGGACGCCGGTGCGGGGAGCGCGGAGCGCGTAGGGGCGGGGCGGCAGCCCGTCGCCGACTGA
- a CDS encoding TetR/AcrR family transcriptional regulator: protein MPGPARRPRRRLTQPREQVLAAAMATIAAEGLERLTMAGLGREVGMSSGHILYYFGTKDALLLQTLQWSEEQLGAERRAALSRRVPARERLDALVDLYLPQGHRDPRWTLWLEVWNRSRSADDETRERQLELELAWHRDLVALLVEGVSKGEFRPVDAERLATRTRALLDGFGSQLVVGLPGTDREEVRGHVREFLDEALSAPRK, encoded by the coding sequence GTGCCCGGTCCCGCGCGCCGCCCCCGGCGCCGGCTCACCCAGCCCCGCGAGCAGGTGCTGGCCGCGGCGATGGCGACGATCGCCGCGGAGGGCCTGGAGCGGCTGACCATGGCCGGACTGGGCCGCGAGGTCGGCATGAGCAGCGGCCATATCCTCTACTACTTCGGTACGAAGGACGCGCTGCTGCTGCAGACCCTCCAGTGGAGCGAAGAGCAGCTCGGCGCCGAGCGCCGGGCCGCCCTCTCCCGCCGCGTCCCGGCCCGCGAACGGCTGGACGCCCTGGTGGACCTCTATCTGCCGCAAGGCCACCGGGACCCGCGCTGGACGCTGTGGCTGGAGGTGTGGAACCGCTCCCGGAGTGCCGATGACGAGACCCGCGAACGCCAGCTGGAACTGGAACTGGCCTGGCACCGCGACCTGGTGGCCCTGCTTGTCGAGGGCGTCTCGAAGGGTGAGTTCCGCCCCGTCGACGCCGAACGCCTCGCCACCCGCACCCGCGCCCTCCTCGACGGCTTCGGCTCCCAGCTCGTCGTCGGCCTCCCCGGCACGGACCGGGAGGAAGTGCGCGGCCATGTACGGGAGTTCCTGGACGAAGCGCTGTCAGCGCCGCGGAAGTAA
- a CDS encoding 3-isopropylmalate dehydrogenase — MSRSIRLAVIPGDGIGQEVVAQGLKVLTAVLPQDVKLETQEYDLGARRWHATGETLPDAELESLKRHDAILLGAIGDPSVPSGVLERGLLLKLRFAFDHFVNLRPSKLFPNTTTPLAGRPDIDFVVVREGTEGPYTGNGGSLRTGTPAEVATEVSLNTAYGVERVVRDAYERANARPRKKLTLVHKNNVLVYAGHMWKNIFDKVGQEYPEVTTDYLHVDAATIFFVTQPERFDVIVTDNLFGDILTDLAAAVTGGIGLAASGNINPTGDFPSMFEPVHGSAPDIAGTGKADPTATILSVALLLRHLGYEQQAARIEEAVAADLEARWGHLPGPSGQGGGSPRSTDEIGDALAARVAG; from the coding sequence ATGTCTCGCAGCATTCGACTCGCAGTGATCCCCGGTGACGGCATCGGCCAGGAGGTCGTGGCCCAGGGCCTGAAGGTCCTGACCGCGGTCCTCCCGCAGGACGTCAAGCTGGAAACCCAGGAGTACGACCTCGGCGCCCGGCGATGGCATGCGACCGGTGAGACCCTCCCCGACGCGGAGCTGGAGTCGCTCAAGCGGCATGACGCGATCCTGCTCGGCGCGATCGGCGACCCGTCCGTACCGTCCGGTGTGCTGGAGCGCGGGCTGCTGCTCAAGCTGCGCTTCGCCTTCGACCACTTCGTGAACCTGCGCCCGTCGAAGCTCTTCCCGAACACCACCACGCCGCTCGCCGGCCGCCCGGACATCGACTTCGTGGTCGTCCGCGAGGGCACCGAGGGCCCCTACACCGGCAACGGCGGCAGCCTGCGCACGGGCACCCCCGCCGAGGTCGCCACCGAGGTCAGCCTCAACACCGCCTACGGCGTGGAGCGGGTGGTCCGGGACGCGTACGAGCGGGCCAACGCCCGCCCGCGCAAGAAGCTCACGCTGGTGCACAAGAACAATGTGCTGGTGTACGCGGGCCACATGTGGAAGAACATCTTCGACAAGGTCGGCCAGGAGTACCCCGAGGTCACCACCGACTACCTGCATGTCGACGCCGCGACGATCTTCTTCGTCACCCAGCCCGAGCGCTTCGACGTGATCGTCACCGACAACCTCTTCGGTGACATCCTCACCGACCTCGCCGCGGCCGTCACCGGCGGTATCGGCCTGGCCGCCTCCGGGAACATCAACCCGACCGGCGACTTCCCCTCGATGTTCGAGCCGGTGCACGGCTCCGCGCCGGACATCGCGGGCACCGGCAAGGCCGACCCGACGGCGACGATCCTCTCCGTCGCCCTGCTGCTGCGCCACCTCGGCTACGAGCAGCAGGCCGCCCGGATCGAGGAGGCGGTGGCCGCCGACCTGGAGGCCAGATGGGGGCACCTCCCTGGCCCTTCAGGCCAAGGGGGAGGCTCGCCGCGGAGCACCGACGAGATCGGCGATGCGCTGGCCGCACGCGTAGCGGGCTGA
- a CDS encoding agmatine deiminase family protein: MNTPVADGFRMPPEWARHERTWMAWPGPGFTFGEEGGETLDTARRAWAAVARAVRRFEPVTVVAGTGRSAGARALLGADIEIVERPLNDAWMRDIGPTFLTDGSGQLAATDWVFNGWGAQEWARWDLDEKIAGQVCALAGARRYATSLVNEGGGIHIDGEGTVLLTETVQLDPDRNPGRTQEEVEAEIHAHLGTTKAIWLPRGLAADYGRFGTRGHVDIVAAFARPGTVLVHTQPDPDHPDHAVCQEIGKLLRGSTDARGRQLEVIEVPAPTVIEEDGELVDYSYINHYLCNDGVVLCAFDDPRDEEAAAIFRRLFPERTVTLVDARTIFAAGGGIHCITQQQPAV, from the coding sequence ATGAACACCCCTGTCGCCGACGGCTTCCGTATGCCCCCGGAGTGGGCCCGTCACGAGCGCACCTGGATGGCCTGGCCCGGCCCCGGCTTCACCTTCGGCGAGGAGGGCGGCGAGACACTGGACACGGCCCGCCGCGCCTGGGCCGCCGTCGCCCGTGCGGTCCGCCGCTTCGAGCCGGTCACCGTCGTCGCCGGAACCGGCCGGTCGGCAGGCGCCCGCGCGCTGCTCGGCGCGGACATCGAGATCGTCGAGCGCCCGCTCAACGACGCCTGGATGCGCGATATCGGCCCCACCTTCCTCACCGACGGCAGCGGCCAACTCGCCGCCACCGACTGGGTGTTCAACGGCTGGGGTGCCCAGGAATGGGCCCGCTGGGACCTCGACGAGAAGATCGCCGGACAGGTCTGTGCGCTGGCCGGCGCCCGCCGCTACGCCACGTCGCTGGTCAACGAGGGCGGCGGCATCCACATCGACGGCGAGGGCACCGTCCTGCTCACCGAGACCGTCCAGCTCGACCCGGACCGCAACCCCGGCCGTACCCAGGAGGAGGTGGAGGCCGAGATCCACGCCCACCTCGGCACCACCAAGGCGATCTGGCTGCCGCGCGGTCTGGCCGCCGACTACGGGCGGTTCGGCACCCGCGGCCATGTCGACATCGTCGCCGCCTTCGCCCGCCCCGGCACCGTGCTGGTCCACACCCAGCCCGACCCGGACCACCCCGACCACGCGGTCTGCCAGGAGATCGGCAAGCTGCTGCGCGGCTCCACCGACGCCAGGGGGCGGCAGCTGGAGGTCATCGAGGTGCCCGCCCCGACCGTCATCGAGGAGGACGGTGAGCTGGTCGACTACTCCTACATCAACCACTACCTCTGCAACGATGGTGTGGTGCTGTGCGCCTTCGACGACCCGCGCGACGAGGAGGCGGCCGCGATCTTCCGGCGGCTCTTCCCCGAGCGGACGGTGACCCTCGTGGACGCCCGTACGATCTTCGCAGCGGGTGGCGGTATCCACTGCATCACCCAGCAGCAGCCGGCGGTCTGA
- a CDS encoding purple acid phosphatase family protein, translating to MTGNTRGAAPQPSHTPRVGIPEQLAARMSMPEQHDYLRTKLSRRGLLRTSAATAGVVAGSGLLAGSAQGLSPTLLSSPATAAVDGSLVAPFGRHLAFGADPRNQMRVSWQVPLAVKRPYLRVGLKPWDLGRKIEAEVRPLHTPSLSAKLPAVQQYYLHAALDGLRPGTTYYYGVGHEGFDPADPRHFSTVGTFRTAPARPEPFVFTAFGDQGVSYHALANDQLILGQNPSFHLHAGDICYADTDGDGSEHDAYDARVWDQFLAQTESVAKSVPWMVTTGNHDMEAWYSPNGYGGQSARWTLPGNGPDAKNAPGVYSFTYGNTAVVALDANDISYEIPANQGYTDGRQTRWLDRRLAELRAADGIDFIVVFFHHCAFSTTNSHASDGAVRDAWLPLFEKHEVDLVVNGHNHVYERTDALKSGRVAKKMPIGASADSTRDGIVYVTAGGAGRALYDFPVPDSYEGHVKDLDHVDTYHWSKGQKKTKETVEWSRVRYTGYSFIAVEVTPGAHPRMKVTALAESGERIDHFEVTRSPAQ from the coding sequence ATGACTGGAAACACCCGGGGGGCCGCCCCCCAGCCCTCGCACACCCCCCGAGTCGGCATTCCGGAGCAGCTGGCGGCCCGGATGAGCATGCCGGAACAGCACGACTACCTCCGTACCAAACTGAGCCGCAGAGGTCTGCTGCGCACCTCGGCCGCCACCGCGGGAGTGGTCGCGGGCTCCGGACTGCTGGCCGGTTCGGCCCAGGGCCTCTCGCCCACCCTGCTCTCTTCGCCCGCCACGGCCGCCGTCGACGGCTCGCTGGTCGCCCCGTTCGGCCGCCATCTGGCCTTCGGCGCCGACCCCAGGAACCAGATGCGGGTGAGCTGGCAGGTGCCGCTCGCGGTCAAGCGGCCGTATCTGCGGGTGGGTCTGAAGCCGTGGGACCTGGGGCGCAAGATCGAGGCCGAGGTCCGCCCGCTGCACACCCCGTCGCTGTCCGCGAAGCTGCCGGCCGTGCAGCAGTATTACCTGCACGCCGCGCTGGACGGGCTGCGCCCGGGGACGACGTACTACTACGGCGTCGGCCACGAGGGCTTCGACCCGGCCGACCCGCGCCACTTCTCCACCGTCGGCACCTTCCGTACCGCCCCGGCCCGTCCCGAGCCCTTCGTCTTCACCGCCTTCGGCGACCAGGGAGTGAGCTATCACGCCCTGGCCAACGACCAGTTGATCCTGGGTCAGAACCCGTCCTTCCATCTGCACGCGGGCGACATCTGCTACGCGGACACCGACGGCGACGGCTCCGAGCACGACGCCTACGACGCCCGGGTCTGGGACCAGTTCCTCGCGCAGACCGAGTCGGTGGCCAAGTCCGTACCGTGGATGGTGACGACCGGCAACCACGACATGGAGGCCTGGTACTCCCCCAACGGCTACGGCGGCCAGAGCGCCCGCTGGACGCTGCCCGGCAACGGCCCGGACGCCAAGAACGCCCCCGGCGTCTACTCGTTCACCTACGGCAACACCGCCGTCGTCGCCCTGGACGCCAACGACATCTCCTACGAGATCCCCGCCAACCAGGGCTACACCGACGGCCGGCAGACCCGCTGGCTCGACCGCCGGCTGGCCGAGCTCCGCGCCGCCGACGGCATCGACTTCATCGTGGTCTTCTTCCACCACTGCGCCTTCTCCACCACCAACTCCCATGCCTCCGACGGCGCGGTGCGCGACGCCTGGCTGCCACTGTTCGAGAAGCACGAGGTGGACCTGGTCGTCAATGGCCACAACCACGTCTACGAGCGGACCGACGCCCTCAAGAGCGGACGGGTCGCCAAGAAGATGCCGATCGGCGCGAGCGCGGACTCCACCCGCGACGGCATCGTGTACGTGACCGCGGGCGGCGCGGGCCGGGCCCTCTACGACTTCCCCGTACCGGACAGCTACGAGGGACACGTCAAGGACCTCGACCATGTGGACACCTACCACTGGTCCAAGGGCCAGAAGAAGACCAAGGAAACCGTGGAGTGGTCCCGGGTCCGCTACACCGGCTACTCCTTCATCGCCGTCGAGGTGACGCCGGGCGCCCACCCGCGGATGAAGGTCACCGCCCTCGCCGAGTCCGGCGAGCGCATCGACCACTTCGAGGTGACCCGCTCCCCCGCGCAGTAA
- a CDS encoding cytosine permease, producing MPIEQRGVDTIPDEERTSGPRDLISILLGSNLALGVVIFGWLPVSFGLGFWPSVTSLAAGTLVGTLLTAPLALVSLRSATNLSTSSGAHFGVRGRLIGSVIGLLLSLGYTALTLWVGGDAVVGALHRLTGLSADGTTYALVYALLAGATAVGAVYGYRVLLRLSKVLAVGLTVLLAVGIVAYADTFTTAAPPGSSYLLGGFWQTWLLAAVSAGLSGPIAFITLLGDYSRYISPHRHSARTVFGATCLGLVVGLLVPQLFGTFTALAVGAGADYAGPLVAGAPLWYLALLLLNASAGSVGNSGLMLYSMGLDLDAILPRATRTQATCAVAALATALVYAGHFLWAAQDAMTSFVLLMTAVGTPWAVITVIGFARCRGAYDPESLQVYNRGTRGGVYWYRAGWHIRATLAWALGSVVGLLGVDTPLYRGPLLPLTGGIDLSFLLAAAVGGTAYLLLTVRDPRPVAALRALPPAPPAPASEAPAEAG from the coding sequence ATGCCGATCGAACAACGCGGAGTCGACACCATCCCGGACGAGGAACGCACCAGCGGCCCTCGCGACCTGATCTCGATCCTGCTCGGATCGAACCTCGCCCTCGGCGTGGTGATCTTCGGCTGGCTCCCGGTCTCCTTCGGGCTCGGCTTCTGGCCCTCGGTGACCTCCCTGGCGGCGGGCACCCTCGTCGGCACCCTGCTGACCGCCCCGCTCGCCCTGGTCTCCTTGCGCAGCGCCACCAACCTGTCCACCAGCAGCGGTGCCCACTTCGGTGTGCGCGGCCGGCTGATCGGCTCGGTCATCGGTCTGCTGCTGTCGCTGGGCTACACCGCCCTGACCCTGTGGGTCGGCGGCGACGCGGTGGTGGGCGCGCTGCACCGGCTGACCGGGCTTTCCGCCGACGGCACCACCTACGCCCTGGTCTACGCCCTGCTGGCCGGCGCCACCGCCGTCGGTGCGGTCTACGGCTACCGGGTGCTGCTCCGGCTGAGCAAGGTGCTCGCCGTCGGACTGACCGTCCTGCTGGCCGTCGGCATCGTCGCCTACGCGGACACCTTCACCACCGCCGCACCGCCCGGCAGCTCCTATCTGCTCGGCGGCTTCTGGCAGACCTGGCTGCTGGCCGCCGTCTCCGCGGGCCTGAGCGGCCCCATCGCCTTCATCACCCTGCTCGGTGACTACAGCCGCTATATCTCGCCGCACCGGCACAGCGCCCGGACGGTCTTCGGCGCCACCTGTCTCGGCCTGGTCGTCGGTCTGCTGGTGCCGCAGCTCTTCGGTACGTTCACCGCGCTCGCGGTCGGTGCGGGCGCGGATTACGCGGGCCCGCTGGTGGCCGGTGCGCCGCTCTGGTACCTGGCTTTGCTGCTGCTGAACGCCTCGGCGGGCTCGGTCGGCAACTCCGGTCTGATGCTCTACAGCATGGGCCTCGACCTGGACGCGATCCTGCCGCGCGCGACCCGCACCCAGGCCACCTGTGCCGTCGCCGCGCTCGCGACCGCGCTGGTCTACGCCGGCCACTTCCTGTGGGCGGCGCAGGACGCGATGACCTCGTTCGTGCTGTTGATGACCGCCGTCGGTACGCCCTGGGCGGTGATCACCGTGATCGGTTTCGCGCGCTGCCGCGGTGCCTACGACCCGGAGTCGCTCCAGGTCTACAACCGCGGCACGCGCGGCGGCGTGTACTGGTACCGGGCGGGCTGGCACATCCGGGCGACGCTGGCCTGGGCGCTGGGCTCCGTGGTCGGCCTGCTGGGTGTGGACACACCGCTCTACCGGGGGCCGCTGCTCCCCCTGACCGGCGGTATCGACCTCAGCTTCCTGCTGGCGGCGGCCGTGGGCGGGACCGCGTATCTGCTCCTCACCGTTCGGGACCCGCGCCCGGTGGCGGCGCTGCGCGCCCTTCCGCCCGCTCCCCCGGCCCCGGCGTCCGAAGCCCCCGCGGAGGCCGGCTGA
- a CDS encoding branched-chain amino acid aminotransferase, whose product MTTPTIELKPSSHPLSDAEREQILAAPGFGRHFTDHMVTIKWTEGRGWHDGQLVPYGPLSLDPATTVLHYAQEIFEGLKAYRRPDGSVATFRPDANARRFQASARRLAMPELPVETFIEACDLLVGQDKDWVPAHGGEESLYLRPFMIATEVGLGVKPANEYLFVVIASPAGAYFAGGVKPVSIWLSENRVRAVPGGMGDAKTGGNYAASLLAQAEAAEQGCDQVAYLDAVEHKWVEELGGMNLYFVYGDKIVTPTLTGSLLAGVTRDSLLSVARDLGYEAEEARVSIDQWKADTADGTLTEVFACGTAAVITPVGTVKSAGGEWTQSDGEPGKVTLKLRDALLDIQRGVAEDKHGWMHELG is encoded by the coding sequence ATGACGACGCCCACGATCGAGCTCAAGCCCTCCTCGCACCCGCTGTCCGACGCGGAGCGGGAGCAGATCCTGGCCGCCCCCGGTTTCGGCCGCCACTTCACCGACCACATGGTGACGATCAAGTGGACGGAGGGCCGCGGCTGGCACGACGGCCAGCTGGTGCCGTACGGCCCGCTCTCCCTCGACCCGGCGACCACCGTCCTGCACTACGCCCAGGAGATCTTCGAGGGCCTCAAGGCGTACCGCCGGCCCGACGGCTCCGTCGCCACCTTCCGTCCGGACGCCAACGCCCGGCGCTTCCAGGCCTCCGCACGCCGGCTGGCCATGCCCGAGCTGCCCGTCGAGACCTTCATCGAGGCCTGCGACCTGCTCGTCGGGCAGGACAAGGACTGGGTGCCCGCGCACGGCGGCGAGGAGTCGCTCTACCTGCGCCCGTTCATGATCGCGACCGAGGTCGGGCTGGGCGTGAAGCCCGCCAACGAGTACCTCTTCGTCGTCATCGCCTCGCCCGCGGGCGCGTACTTCGCCGGTGGTGTCAAGCCGGTCTCCATCTGGCTGTCCGAGAACCGGGTGCGGGCCGTCCCCGGCGGTATGGGCGACGCCAAGACCGGCGGCAACTACGCCGCTTCGCTGCTCGCCCAGGCCGAGGCCGCCGAGCAGGGCTGTGACCAGGTCGCCTACCTCGACGCCGTGGAGCACAAGTGGGTCGAGGAGCTCGGCGGGATGAACCTGTACTTCGTGTACGGCGACAAGATCGTCACCCCCACCCTGACCGGCTCGCTGCTCGCCGGGGTCACCCGTGACTCCCTGCTGTCCGTCGCCCGCGACCTCGGCTACGAGGCGGAGGAGGCCCGGGTCTCCATCGACCAGTGGAAGGCCGACACCGCGGACGGCACCCTCACCGAGGTCTTCGCCTGTGGCACGGCCGCCGTGATCACCCCGGTCGGCACGGTCAAGAGCGCGGGCGGCGAGTGGACCCAGTCCGACGGCGAGCCCGGCAAGGTCACGCTGAAGCTGCGCGACGCGCTCCTCGACATCCAGCGGGGCGTCGCCGAGGACAAGCACGGCTGGATGCACGAGCTGGGCTGA